In Cicer arietinum cultivar CDC Frontier isolate Library 1 chromosome 7, Cicar.CDCFrontier_v2.0, whole genome shotgun sequence, a single window of DNA contains:
- the LOC101506472 gene encoding peroxidase 72-like: protein MANSMSFLILLCLVFAPFCLCHKKMGSYLYPQFYDYSCPQAQEIVKSILANAVAKEPRIAASLLRLHFHDCFVKGCDASILLDGNGGIISEKGSNPNRNSARGFEVIDEIKSALEKECPHTVSCADILSIAARDSTVLTGGPNWEVPLGRRDSLGASLSGSNNNIPAPNNTFQTILTKFKLQGLDIVDLVALSGSHTIGNSRCTSFRQRLYNQNGNGKPDFTLDQYYAAELRNNCPKSGGDQNLFYLDYVTPTKFDNNYFKNLLAYKGLLSSDEILLTKNEESAELVKLYAERNDIFFDQFAKSMIKMGNISPLTGSRGQIRTNCRVINT, encoded by the exons ATGGCAAATTCTATGAGCTTTCTCATACTTCTTTGTTTAGTCTTTGCTCCTTTCTGTTTATGTCATAAGAAAATGGGGTCATACCTTTATCCTCAATTTTATGACTATTCATGTCCACAAGCTCAGGAGATTGTTAAGTCCATCCTTGCCAATGCTGTTGCAAAGGAACCTCGTATAGCTGCTTCACTTTTGAGACTTCATTTTCATGATTGTTTTGTCAAG GGTTGTGATGCTTCAATTTTGTTAGATGGCAATGGAGGCATTATTAGTGAGAAAGGGTCAAATCCTAACCGTAATTCAGCCAGAGGATTTGAAGTGATTGATGAAATTAAATCTGCACTAGAGAAAGAATGTCCTCATACAGTTTCTTGTGCTGACATTTTGTCTATAGCTGCCAGAGATTCAACTGTTCTT aCTGGTGGACCAAATTGGGAAGTGCCTTTAGGAAGAAGGGACTCACTAGGGGCAAGCTTAAGTGGCTCCAATAACAACATTCCAGCTCCAAACAACACATTTCAGACCATCCTAACTAAATTCAAACTTCAAGGACTTGACATTGTTGATCTTGTTGCTCTTTCTG GGAGCCACACTATAGGGAACTCAAGGTGCACTAGCTTTAGGCAAAGACTCTACAACCAAAATGGAAATGGCAAGCCAGATTTCACTCTTGACCAATACTATGCTGCTGAATTGCGCAATAATTGTCCAAAATCAGGTGGTGATCAAAATCTGTTTTATCTAGACTATGTCACACCAACAAAATTTGACAACAACTATTTCAAGAACCTATTGGCTTACAAGGGACTATTGAGTTCTGATGAAATTCTGTTGACAAAGAATGAAGAATCAGCTGAGTTGGTGAAGTTGTATGCTGAGAGAAATGATATTTTCTTTGACCAATTTGCTAAGTCTATGATCAAGATGGGGAATATATCTCCTTTGACAGGTTCTAGGGGACAGATTAGAACAAATTGCAGGGTGATTAATACTTAG
- the LOC101506798 gene encoding LOW QUALITY PROTEIN: uncharacterized protein (The sequence of the model RefSeq protein was modified relative to this genomic sequence to represent the inferred CDS: inserted 2 bases in 1 codon), with the protein MRYSRFIQFSRLRKTLTQNPNFTSPQISRPYIVSPNQYQFNRKFQCESIPTRNYTTASPESDKVSPIVDELMGLTLLEVMDLVEVMREKKGINELPIMMLMVPGMGIRGMXGEKGGEEKKVEKTAFDVKLDAFDAASKIKVIKEVRTFTSLGLKEAKDLVEKVPTLLKKGVTKEEAESIIAKLKDVGAKASME; encoded by the exons ATGAGGTATTCACGGTTCATACAATTTTCACGTCTCCGCAAAACCCTaacccaaaaccctaatttcactTCTCCTCAAATTTCAAGACCCTACATCGTCTCACCAAATCAATACCAATTCAATCGAAAATTCCAATGCGAATCTATCCCCACGCGCAATTACACCACCGCATCGCCGGAATCCGACAAGGTTTCACCGATCGTGGACGAACTCATGGGGTTAACGCTTCTAGAAGTAATGGACCTCGTTGAAGTGATGCGCGAGAAAAAGGGAATCAACGAGCTTCCGATTATGATGCTGATGGTTCCCGGAATGGGAATCAGGGGAAT TGGTGAAAAGGGAGGAGAAGAGAAGAAGGTTGAAAAGACAGCGTTTGATGTGAAGCTTGATGCTTTTGATGCTGCTTCGAAGATTAAGGTTATTAAGGAAGTGAGGACGTTTACTAGTTTGGGTCTGAAGGAAGCTAAGGATTTGGTGGAGAAAGTTCCTACACTTTTGAAGAAAGGTGTGACGAAGGAAGAGGCTGAGAGTATTATTGCCAAGTTGAAGGATGTTGGAGCAAAAGCTTCtatggaataa